The genomic window AATTAGTTCCTATCTTGTTTTATATAGCTATTCTCATAATAGGGACGGCGGCATTTGTCCTGTTTGTCTTGCTCCCGGCCCCAATGACCCTTTTCCATGTCGTTGGGGCTGTGTTCCTTTTCATCCTCCTTGCCTGGTTTTCCCTGTCGATATTTGTGGTTCAGGTCCCATTCTTTTATCGGGCCTTGACCGGGGGAGACAGGGGCCGGCCCCGTGTAGCGCTCACGTTCGACGACGGCCCCCACCCGAAATTCACGCCGATGGTCCTTGATGTCTTGAAAGAGTACAATGTGAGGGCGACCTTCTTCCTGGTGGGGGAAAAGGTCATAGAAAATCCGGATACGGTTAAGAGAATAGTCGGCGAGGGCCATTGTATCGGGAATCACTCGATGTCCCACGTACATCTTCTGGGCCTTATGAGGACGGCAAGGCAGATGAAGGAAATCGAGGGGTGCCGGAGGGCGATTACGGACACGGCGGGGACTTCGTTCCCTTGGTACCGTCCGCCAATGGGATACAAGACGCCGTCCACCTTCTGGGCGGCGAAGAGACTCGGCCTTGCCGTCGTGGGATGGCACATCAAGGGTTGGGACACGTTCTACACCGACCCGGAGAAGATCGCCTCTTCCGTGCTTAAAAGGGTCAGAAACGGATCGATCATCCTCCTCCACGACTCTTCCACTCTGAGAGAAAGGCCCATCGATCGATCGCCGACCGTCGACGCCCTTCCCGATATTCTGTCGGGATTGAAGGAGAGGGGTCTCAGGCCGGTGACTCTGGACGGGCTCTTCGATACGGGAGAAGAAAAATGAAGAAGATCTTGGTTTCTGTCCTTTTGCTCCTTTTCGCAGCCGCTCCCGCGGCCGCGGGCAATACCGATGAGGTCGACGACCTCTTAAAGGGGATGGAGGCGTTCTGGGCTGAGGTGGATACGATGGTCTGCAATTTCACCCAGAAAAAGAGGCTCCCCCTCTTCGATGCCGAGATAGTATCAAAGGGGAGTTTCGCCTACAAGAGGCCGGGGACGATGATATGGCGCTACGATCCCCCCGAGGAGACCGTGATGGCCGTAAAGCCGGGGGTCGTTACGATCTACTTCAAGGAAAACAACAGGGCAAAGGTAATTCACCTGGGTAAGGACGAGAATTACCCCCAGGCTATGACCTTCGGCCTCGGCGGGACGGCGGATCAAAAGGGACTTAAGGAGAAGTTTGACGTGGCCTTGACGAAGGCGGGGGACAAAAGAACGCTAACGCTGATTCCCAAGGAAAGAGGGGGGGGCGATCGATTTGAAAAGATCGTCATTACCATAAGGAAGGACTTTACCCCCATATCCACTGTAATCCACTTCTCCGCCGAAGATGTTACAGCCTTCGATTTTAAGAACGTTGTGATAAACGGCCCTGTGGATAAAAAGACCTTCAAACTGGTGCTCCCGAAGGGGGTTGTGGTCGAGGAGGTCGGCTCGGGCAAGTGAGATGTAAATGGTTCTACAGGATATTCGATATTGAACTCCTCCATGCGTTGATTCCCCTTCACTTTTTTAGTGAAAGCCTCTTTCTTCGCCTCCCTTAAAACCTGTTCCGATCATATTTAGATTGTTTGAGTAGAGAAAGCCCCGTCTTTTCGTTTTTTTTTGCCCGATTTCACTTTTTCTGTTCACGTTTACCCCCTTTTTTTCGGAAATGAGACTTTTTTAGACAGGTTTTGCCCAAAAAGGTGTTGACATAATTGGATATTTTATATATAATTCTATAAAATTTATGTATAAATTTTACGTAAAATAAAGGGAGGAGGAATGATGAGGGTAAAAACATTTCTGATCGCTGTCGCTGTCTTGATTATTTTTGCCCCGATTTCTTACGCCTGGGACAACGAGGTGCACACGCAGATGGTAAAAGACGCTATAGCGCTGTGTCCCAAGGAGCTGAAAACTTTCCTCAAGCAGCATATAGACTCTGCGATATACGGCTCCCTGGAACTGAACATCACCCTTTCAAGTCCCACCGCCTATGGGTACAATTACAGGAAGAGCTACTACGTTCCGGAAGGGGAGAGGGGAACGGCCCCAGACGAGGCGAAGCTCGTATCTAATTCGGTTATTGAGCTTCTGTCAAAAAGGTCTCCCGATGAAGACCTCGTAGCCCGTCGTATGGGCCTGGCATCTTCCTATATAGCGGACTCCATTCAGCCGAAGAGGTACATCGGGGTCGCCCCCGATTACCCCCTCGATTATATCGTCAACGAGAAGAGGCTGACCGTTACCTACAACGGACACAACGCGGTCGAAGATTTCTCCGAGGATCTGAAAACTCTCGTAAGGGGCACCTGGGACAAGGAGCTTACGGACGAGCAATATTACGACCTCGCGGTCAATTACATCGTGGACGCATGGGTGACGATCTGGGAAAAGGCCGGCCTTCCCCCCGGCGAGATTGTCGCCACGGGGTCACAAATAAGGCCGATTCCGAAAGAGGTCAGGGAGGCGAATAAGGAGCCTTTGAAACCGGCCACATATTTCGACCTCAAGAATCTCGAAAAGGCAAATATTTACAAAGATACTGATTTGAAGAAGTATGAGAAGGAGGAGGGATTTAAGGTCGATATGGAGGGTGAGGGGAAGGTAGAGGGGGAGGAGGAGACGGTAATGAAGCCTCCTGAAAAGACAGTAGGAGAGGAGGAAGGGACGGGCGAAACCGGGACCAGTGAAGAAACCGTGGAAACCGAGACCGATACGGGAACAGAGACCGAGACGGAAACGGAGACCGGCACGGAAACGGAGCCCGTCGACTGATACATGTCAATGCTAGAAAGCCTTAAATAGATTTACCCGGTATCGGATCAGCCGGAAGAGGGACGGGATTTTTTATTGTGCGTCCTGAAAATCCCGATTATTCCAAAACTTAAAAGGGATATTCGATATGCGTAAAATAGCCTCGATCATTTTTGCCCTATCCATACTTTTATCCTCATTGACCTTTTCAGCGGCCGAGGAAGGGACGAAGGGGACCGGCGACAAAACCTATTACGACGAGGTCGTGAGGATATTGGGAGTTCTCAGCGATACCTACGAGAGGGAGGACATTTCCTCCTTTATGAACAAGGTTTCCAAGGATTACGATGGAGACTATCTCGCTTTAGAGGAGGATGTCACCAACGAATTCGACAAATACGACAATTTCACAATAAACATCAAAGTGGACAGGGTTTCTTCAAGCGAGGATAAGGGCCTTGTTTTCGCCGATACCCATTGGGACAAGCGTCGGGTAGGAGTCGATGAAGGCAAGGAGTCTGTCAGTCACGGAACAACGCAGTTCATTTTCAAGAAGGATCCGGAAGGGAAATTTCTCCTCAACGGGATGACGGGGAGGGCCGTTTTCGGAGAGCATTAAGGCCGAACTTGAGGGCTATAAACAAAAAAGCCGCCCTTTATGACGGGGGCGGCTTTTGTTGCTTTCGGGACTGAATTCCGAGGCATCAAGCGATTGTCGTCTCTCGCTATTTCAGAAGCGACTTCACCAATTCAACTCCAGACTGGGCGTCCTCCCCGTAGCCGTCCGCGCCTATCTCATCCGAGTATTTTTTGTTCAACGGGGCGCCGCCCACGATTATCTTGTACTTGTCCCTCACTCCCCCCTCGGAAAAGACGTCGATGACCTCCTTCATGGCGGGCATCGTGGTGGTGAGCATGGCCGACATCCCGATGATGTCAGGATTGACCTCCTCCGCCTTTTCGAGAAACTTTTCCGGGCTCACGTCCACCCCGAGATCGACTATGTCAAAGCCATTCCCCTGGAGGAGTGCGGCGAGGATCTTCTTGCCTATGTCGTGGATGTCCCCGGCAACGGTCCCCAGCATTATCTTTCCCCTGGTGCTGTATTCCCCCTCCTTCAGGTTCGGCTCCAGCAGCCTGTAGGAGTTCTCGTAGGCCTTGACGCAGAGGAGCACGTCCGGGAGGAAATACTCCCCCTCGCTGAAGAGCTCTCCCACCTCGTCGAGGGCCGGGACAAGGGAGTTATTTAAAATATCGACAGCGGCTATCTCCAAATCGAGCGCCCTTTTCGTCAACACCTCCGTGTCGTCGAAGTTCATCTCAATTACCGCATCTTTCAACTGATCAAGGATTTTGTCTTTCATCTGAAGCTCCCTATAATATCTTAACTCTAAAGTTGAGTGATTTGTTATGCACTATTCCTCGAATTCTTCGCATTCCAATTTAAAACTTGGTGTATGCACTAAAATCAATATAGCTTCGCTCGAATTCGTATTCATGTAACTAAAACGTTTCCCTTTCGGGATGATGCATACATCACCGGAAGAAAGGTTATTGGACTCTTCATTTACGGTGAAATTCACCTTTCCTTTAACAACATAATAGTACTTGTCTGACCGATTCGACCAGGAAAGTTTGTGACTGACACCGGTAGGAACAGTAATCTCAGCAAAAGAGGAGCTATTCTCTTGTCCTGCTGTATAATCAATTATCTTGAGCTTGTCGAATTCGATCGGTTTTATTGCTTCGTGTTTAATAATCATATCCTTTCCATTGTAAAACATTGCGAATCGCCTCATTCTCATCCCCGTCTGAACCTTCCCTCCTCTTCTCATGTTGACCTGGAGACAGAAAAACCTTTCAAGTCCTTTGTTACGATTTCTCTCGGCCCGGCTTTCTTAAAAAAAGGTTCTCAAGCGACCGCGACCGTCTTCACCGATACGGCGACAAACTCAAAGCCGCCCTTTTACCATCCTCCCCTTTCAACCTGACAAGCTCTTCGGGAGTTGTGAGCCTTTAGACTTCCCACTCGGCGGCGTAGAATTCATCCAGCGACCGGTTCTTTACCATCTCGCAGTAGTCATCGAGCTCCTTTTTGAGCTTCGGGTCGATGTCCCTCGGCTTATGCTTTTCGAGGATATTGAGCGCCTTTTCCCTGGCCATGTCGATCATATTGACCTTCCCCTCCTTCTCCCAGATGTCCCTCTTCTCTATGCTCGCGAGCTTCGGGATGAAGTGCTCCTTCCTGAAGTTCTGCTGGGTGTGTCTCTCGGAGATGTAATTTCCGTCCGGCCCGACACTCCTGATTACGTCCATGGCAAGGGTGTTGTCGTCGACGTCGATCCCCCTTAATGCCCTCTTCACCGTCCCTATAAGCTCGTCGTCGACCACCGAGATTTCGTGGGAGCCGCCGGTGGTCGATTCGATGGTGCCCACGCACGTGATGTAGTTCGCGCCCGACATCGCCGCGAGCATGATCGACCTGACCCTCTCGACCCCGCACTGGATGTCGAGGGTCTTCGATTCGGTGGCTCCCGCCACCACCCTGCACGGGATGTCGAGGTGATGGGCGAGCTGGGCGCTGGCGGCGCTGATCATGCCGGTCTCGACGGCGCCCAAATAGACGGTGCCCCGCCTCATCTCCGCAATCGTCGAGACGCTCCCGTAGAGGACCGGATTTCCGGGATTGACGACCTGCGTCATGACGATGTGGGAGAGAATCTCGGCGTTGTGCTGGGTCAGAAGCCCCGCAAGGCTTGCGGGCGCCGTGGTTCCGGCCATCGCCTCGGGAGACGGGATTACCGGCTGGCCGTGCTCCGCGAGTATCATCATCCCCTCGACCTGGATCTGGGAGGTGGAAAGGGGGCTTTGGATGCTCACGATGGAGATGAAGGGATGCTTCTTCTTGATCGCCTCCTTTCCCCCCATGACGATTGCCGTCATCTCCATCATGTCGGTGGTGGGCATCACGCCGTATGCCCCCATCCCGAAGGACTTGGTGCAGTTTTCGGCCCATCCCCTTATCGTCTCCGAGTGGATTGTCTGCATAGGAATGTCGTGGGGCCAGTAGTCCATCTGATTGGAGACTATGTTGTCGAGATAGTCGAAGAGTATGACGTGATCGATGGTGTCCTTAAGGGTGGTCGGGCGGTACTCCCCGGTCTTGAGGTCGTACATCCCTATGGCCGTGCCGAGCCCGCCGAATATCTGGGTGTCGGGATTCACCACCCACTCGTTATCGGGGTCCGCCCCGCAGACCACAAACTCCCTTGGCACCTTCTTCAGGTAGTCCTCCACAACGCCCTGGGGAAACTTTACAATCTTTGTGGCCTCGTCGACCTTGCAGCCCGCGTCGGCGAGCATCTGCCTCATCTTCTTGACCTCGACCTTGATTCCCACCTCCTCCATCAATTCAAAGGAGAGTCCGTGAATCCGCTTGACCTCGTCCTCGCTGAGGACCTGAAATTTCGTGCTCTTCATATATTGACTCCATGGCTTTCTATATATTGAACCGTTTTATGCCGTCTTTTTCCCGTTTGCCTCAATATAGTGACCCGATATAGGATGTCATTGCCCCCTTTTTTTACAGCATGATACATCATAAATCGAATTTGTCTAATCCTTTTTTCCTCAGAAGCGCCTTTTTTGCGACGTACCGGATGTGTCCCAGGGTGGCCTTGAGGAGCCGCAGCCGATCGAACCGGTTTTCTTTCAGCATCACTTTGAACGTCTTCCACTGTTTCGGATTCTTGTAAAAGCTCTTCAAGAGATCGTTGTATCCCTTGACAAGGCTCTCCCTGTCGATCGTATCGGGCCAGAACACGAAGTTCATGGCGTTCATCTTCTCCCAGTCCTCGTCGAAAGCCCCGTATTTCTCGATATCCTCGTAGGCCTCGCACCCCGGATAGGGGGTGTACTTCGAGGCGTTTATGAGGGCAAACGGGAGGTCGGATATAAAATCCTTGGTTCGCTCTATACTCTCTCTCGTCTCCCCCGGGGCGCCCACGATGAAGAGCCCCTTTACATATATCCCGGCCTCCGTGGTCATCGAGACCGCGCGGGCGGCCGTCTCGGGCGACAGCGTCTTCTCCATCGATTCAAGGAGGGTCGGGTCGGCCGTCTCGATCCCGTAGTTTATCATAAAGGCCCCGGCCCTCTTCATCAGCCTTAATAGCTCTGGCGTTACGAGGTCTGTCCTTGCGTCGGAGTTCCAGGTGATCGGAAACGGAAGCCTCAAGATCTCCTCTAAAAGCCCAGTCAGATGATCCCTGTCCACGGTGAAGTTGTCGTCGTAGAAAATGATGTGATCTATCCCGTGATCGACCTTAAGGCGCCTTATCATATCTATGATGTACTCGACGCTGTGATGGCGGTACCTGTTCCCGAAGACGGCGCGGTCGCAGAAGGTGCACGAAAAGGGGCATCCCCGGGACGTCACGAGGGTTGCCGCGAGTCTCCTCGGCGAGTGAAATATCGGCGGAGAGTAGAGTCGGGGAAAGCCCGGAAGGAGCTCGAAGGGTGGCGGAGGGATGGTGTCGAGGTCTTTGATCAGCGGCGGTCGCTCGTTGATCCTTATATCTTTTCCGTCCCTGTAGATTACTCCGGCGATTTTCTTCGCCTCGGCGTTCAACCCCCCGTTGACGAGCGATTTGAAGAGGGACGCTATGGAGTCCTCCCCCTCCCCCATAAGGGCGCAGTCGAAGGCCGGAAACCGGGTGAGGGTCTTTTCCGGGACGGCGGTGACGTGGGGCCCGCCCAAGACCGTGACCAGGTCGGGAAAGGTTTTCTTCAACCCCTTTGCGACCTCGTGGGCGAGGCCTACCGTGGAGGTGTATCCGGTAAGGCCGAGGACCTTGGGCGACCAGCGGCGGACACGATCGACGGTCTCGGCGGCGTCGAGTCCCAACGCCTGGGCATCCAGAACCCTAACGTCTATCCCCTCTTTCAGGAGGACGCCGGCGATATAGAGTATCCCGAGCTGGGGAAGTGAGTTCAGGATCGGGAGGCGGTACCTCGTCTCCTTGTTGACGACCCCGGCCGGGGGATTTACGAGGACCACCCTTTCCCTCCGGTCGGGACTTTCAGCGCTTTTTCCTGCTCGACCGCCCATTTTGTTTCTGCCTAAACCTCTTTATAAAAACGGTTGTTGAGCTTTTGATGGAAGGAGGATGGCTCGAGTGTTAAATGAAAAACCCCCACCTCCTCCCCCGCCCCGATTACCCTATTACCGCCGCCCCCTTCAGCGTTGCGGATGCCGTTAACGGCCTACCTTCTGCCGCCTCGATGGAATCCCCCGCCTCCGCACTGCCAAAACGATCTCTTTTCTCCCGGCCTCTTTCCGTTTACAAGCTTCCCTTCCGTATGCAGGAGGGATTTTGTGATCCTTTCCTCCAATCGTAATAAAACAAGGCCTTCGGGATTTTATCGGAGGGTCTTGGTGTCTCTGGGAGTATAACACATTTGTGACATTTTTAGAACATATTCGATTCTTTTTATCCCGAATGAAAAAAATGGAACCGGAAAAAATACCTTGAATATTGAGGGTGTATACTATAAAATCATAAAAATGTTGTTTGGATGTAAAGTATTTTTAGGATTTGGTGGGATATGGCTAAGATGAAGGGGGCGGACATTCTCCTTAAAGGGCTGTTGGACCAGGGGGTAAGGGTTCTTTTCGGTTATCCGGGAGCGGCGACTCTCCCCATTTACGACAGGATGGACGACTATCCCATCCGCCACATACTAGTGCGCCACGAGCAGGCGGCGGCCCACATGGCCGACGGCTACGCCCGGGCGTCCGGGGAGGTGGGGGTGTGCCTGGCAACGAGCGGCCCAGGGGCAACAAACCTCGTCACGGGAATAGCCACGGCCTATCTCGATTCCTCCCCGATAGTCGCCATCACCGGGCAGGTGGAGAGGCGCTTTATCGGCACCGACGCCTTCCAGGAGGTGGACATCGTCGGAATAACCATCCCCATAACAAAGCACAACCAGCATATTCTGACGGCGGCCGAGATCACCCCGGCGCTGAAGACGGCGTTTCTCCTGGCCAAGAGCGGGAGACCCGGCCCGGTCCTCCTCGATATACCGAAGGACGTCATGCTGGAGGAGGCGGAATACGACCCCGACGTCGACGTTACGCTGGAGGGATACAACCCCATTATCGCCGGCCACGGCGGCCAGATCAAAAAAGCGGCAACCCTTCTGGCATCGGCCAAGAATCCGGTAATCGTGGCGGGGGGCGGGGTTATCCGCTCCGGGGCGACAGA from Candidatus Zymogenus saltonus includes these protein-coding regions:
- a CDS encoding polysaccharide deacetylase family protein, translated to MFLFILLAWFSLSIFVVQVPFFYRALTGGDRGRPRVALTFDDGPHPKFTPMVLDVLKEYNVRATFFLVGEKVIENPDTVKRIVGEGHCIGNHSMSHVHLLGLMRTARQMKEIEGCRRAITDTAGTSFPWYRPPMGYKTPSTFWAAKRLGLAVVGWHIKGWDTFYTDPEKIASSVLKRVRNGSIILLHDSSTLRERPIDRSPTVDALPDILSGLKERGLRPVTLDGLFDTGEEK
- a CDS encoding outer membrane lipoprotein carrier protein LolA encodes the protein MKKILVSVLLLLFAAAPAAAGNTDEVDDLLKGMEAFWAEVDTMVCNFTQKKRLPLFDAEIVSKGSFAYKRPGTMIWRYDPPEETVMAVKPGVVTIYFKENNRAKVIHLGKDENYPQAMTFGLGGTADQKGLKEKFDVALTKAGDKRTLTLIPKERGGGDRFEKIVITIRKDFTPISTVIHFSAEDVTAFDFKNVVINGPVDKKTFKLVLPKGVVVEEVGSGK
- a CDS encoding corrinoid protein translates to MKDKILDQLKDAVIEMNFDDTEVLTKRALDLEIAAVDILNNSLVPALDEVGELFSEGEYFLPDVLLCVKAYENSYRLLEPNLKEGEYSTRGKIMLGTVAGDIHDIGKKILAALLQGNGFDIVDLGVDVSPEKFLEKAEEVNPDIIGMSAMLTTTMPAMKEVIDVFSEGGVRDKYKIIVGGAPLNKKYSDEIGADGYGEDAQSGVELVKSLLK
- a CDS encoding cupin domain-containing protein → MRRGGKVQTGMRMRRFAMFYNGKDMIIKHEAIKPIEFDKLKIIDYTAGQENSSSFAEITVPTGVSHKLSWSNRSDKYYYVVKGKVNFTVNEESNNLSSGDVCIIPKGKRFSYMNTNSSEAILILVHTPSFKLECEEFEE
- a CDS encoding trimethylamine methyltransferase family protein → MKSTKFQVLSEDEVKRIHGLSFELMEEVGIKVEVKKMRQMLADAGCKVDEATKIVKFPQGVVEDYLKKVPREFVVCGADPDNEWVVNPDTQIFGGLGTAIGMYDLKTGEYRPTTLKDTIDHVILFDYLDNIVSNQMDYWPHDIPMQTIHSETIRGWAENCTKSFGMGAYGVMPTTDMMEMTAIVMGGKEAIKKKHPFISIVSIQSPLSTSQIQVEGMMILAEHGQPVIPSPEAMAGTTAPASLAGLLTQHNAEILSHIVMTQVVNPGNPVLYGSVSTIAEMRRGTVYLGAVETGMISAASAQLAHHLDIPCRVVAGATESKTLDIQCGVERVRSIMLAAMSGANYITCVGTIESTTGGSHEISVVDDELIGTVKRALRGIDVDDNTLAMDVIRSVGPDGNYISERHTQQNFRKEHFIPKLASIEKRDIWEKEGKVNMIDMAREKALNILEKHKPRDIDPKLKKELDDYCEMVKNRSLDEFYAAEWEV
- a CDS encoding radical SAM protein, with protein sequence MGGRAGKSAESPDRRERVVLVNPPAGVVNKETRYRLPILNSLPQLGILYIAGVLLKEGIDVRVLDAQALGLDAAETVDRVRRWSPKVLGLTGYTSTVGLAHEVAKGLKKTFPDLVTVLGGPHVTAVPEKTLTRFPAFDCALMGEGEDSIASLFKSLVNGGLNAEAKKIAGVIYRDGKDIRINERPPLIKDLDTIPPPPFELLPGFPRLYSPPIFHSPRRLAATLVTSRGCPFSCTFCDRAVFGNRYRHHSVEYIIDMIRRLKVDHGIDHIIFYDDNFTVDRDHLTGLLEEILRLPFPITWNSDARTDLVTPELLRLMKRAGAFMINYGIETADPTLLESMEKTLSPETAARAVSMTTEAGIYVKGLFIVGAPGETRESIERTKDFISDLPFALINASKYTPYPGCEAYEDIEKYGAFDEDWEKMNAMNFVFWPDTIDRESLVKGYNDLLKSFYKNPKQWKTFKVMLKENRFDRLRLLKATLGHIRYVAKKALLRKKGLDKFDL